The following coding sequences are from one Peromyscus eremicus chromosome X, PerEre_H2_v1, whole genome shotgun sequence window:
- the Xkrx gene encoding XK-related protein 2 has product MDRVYEIPEEPNVVPVSSLGEDVIRGPNPRFTFPFSILFSTFLYCGEAASALYMVRIYRKNNETFWMTYTFSFFMFSSIMVQLTLIFVHRDLAKDRPLSLFMHLILLGPVIRCLEAMIKYLTLWKKEGQEEPYVSLTRKKMLINGQEVLIEWEVGHSIRTLAMHRNAYKRMSQIQAFLGSVPQLTYQLYVTLISAEVPLGRAVLIVFSLISVTYGATLCNMLAIQIKYDDYKIRLGPLEVLCITIWRTLEITSRLVILVLFSATLKLKAVPFLVLNFLIILFEPWVKFWRSGAQMPNNIEKNFSRVGTLVVLISVTILYAGINFSCWSAMQLKLADRDLVDKGQNWGHMGLHYSVRLVENVIMVLVFKFLGVKVLLNYCHSLIAVQLIIAYLISIGFMLLFFQYLHPLRSLFTHNVIDYLHCICCRRHHQERAETSEPSCEAETRQSIV; this is encoded by the exons ATGGACAGGGTTTATGAAATTCCCGAGGAGCCAAATGTGGTTCCAGTTTCCTCTCTGGGAGAAGATGTCATCCGCGGGCCTAACCCACGCTTTACCTTTCCGTTTAGTATCCTCTTCTCCACCTTTCTGTACTGTGGGGAGGCTGCATCTGCCTTGTATATGGTTAGGATTTATCGAAAGAATAACGAAACCTTCTGGATGACATACACCTTTTCCTTCTTCATGTTTTCATCCATTATGGTTCAGTTGACCCTCATTTTTGTCCACAGAGACCTGGCCAAAGACAGACCACTGTCATTATTTATGCATCTAATCCTCTTGGGACCTGTTATCAG ATGTTTGGAGGCCATGATTAAGTACCTTACACTGTGGAAGAAAGAGGGGCAAGAGGAGCCCTATGTCAGCCTCACTCGAAAGAAGATGCTAATAAATGGCCAGGAGGTGCTGATAGAATGGGAGGTGGGCCACTCCATCCGGACCCTGGCTATGCACCGTAATGCCTACAAACGTATGTCACAGATTCAAGCCTTCTTGGGCTCAGTGCCCCAGCTAACCTATCAACTTTATGTGACTCTGATCTCTGCAGAGGTCCCCCTGGGTAGAG CTGTGCTAATAGTTTTTTCCCTGATATCTGTCACCTATGGAGCTACCCTCTGCAATATGTTGGCTATCCAGATCAAGTACGATGACTACAAGATTCGGCTTGGGCCACTGGAAGTACTTTGTATCACCATCTGGAGGACATTGGAGATCACTTCCCGCCTTGTGATTCTGGTGCTCTTCTCAGCCACCTTGAAGTTGAAGGCTGTGCCCTTCTTAGTGCTCAACTTCTTGATCATCCTCTTTGAGCCCTGGGTTAAGTTCTGGAGGAGTGGTGCCCAAATGCCAAACAATATTGAGAAGAATTTTAGCCGGGTTGGCACTCTGGTGGTACTGATTTCTGTCACCATCCTCTACGCTGGCATCAACTTCTCTTGCTGGTCTGCCATGCAGTTGAAATTGGCAGACAGAGACCTTGTTGACAAAGGTCAGAACTGGGGACATATGGGACTGCACTATAGTGTGAGATTGGTAGAAAATGTGATCATGGTCTTGGTTTTTAAGTTCCTTGGAGTCAAGGTGTTACTGAACTACTGCCATTCCTTGATTGCTGTGCAGCTTATCATTGCTTATCTGATTTCCATTGGATTCATGCTCCTTTTCTTCCAGTACCTGCACCCATTGCGCTCACTCTTCACTCATAATGTGATAGACTACCTCCATTGTATTTGCTGCCGCAGACACCATCAGGAAAGGGCTGAGACCTCAGAGCCATCATGTGAGGCTGAAACAAGACAAAGTATTGTCTGA